One Jannaschia sp. GRR-S6-38 genomic window carries:
- the pip gene encoding prolyl aminopeptidase, whose translation MDRNPQHASATALYPPIDPFDQRMVDVGDGHTLYMEQCGNPDGLPVVVLHGGPGGGCSPMMRRFFDPERYRVVLFDQRGCGRSRPHASIRDNTTWHLVADIEFLREMLGIERWAVFGGSWGATLALIYAIRHPERAARLFLRGVFLMEQRELDWFYGGGAGQFWPDQWAQFRSLIPEEEQDDLIAAYNRRLFNGLPHDQARFARAWAAWENALASMGSQGRTGEPGGEYARAFARLENHYFTHRGFLEHDGWIRANLDRIAEVPGLIVQGRYDMICPPVSAHSLAQGWAGGHLHTVPFAGHALSEPGIAEALVRGLDAAAARPAFSR comes from the coding sequence ATGGACAGGAACCCGCAGCACGCCAGCGCCACGGCGCTCTATCCGCCGATCGATCCGTTCGATCAGCGGATGGTCGATGTGGGGGACGGCCACACCCTTTACATGGAGCAATGCGGCAATCCCGACGGGCTGCCCGTGGTGGTGCTGCATGGCGGGCCGGGGGGCGGCTGTTCGCCGATGATGCGGCGCTTCTTCGACCCCGAACGCTACCGCGTCGTGCTGTTCGACCAGCGCGGCTGCGGTCGCTCGCGCCCGCATGCCAGCATCCGCGACAACACGACCTGGCATCTGGTCGCCGATATCGAATTCCTGCGCGAGATGCTGGGGATCGAGCGCTGGGCCGTCTTCGGCGGCTCCTGGGGAGCGACGCTGGCGCTGATCTACGCGATCCGCCACCCTGAGCGCGCGGCGCGGCTGTTCCTGCGCGGCGTCTTCCTGATGGAGCAGCGCGAGCTCGACTGGTTCTACGGCGGCGGGGCGGGGCAATTCTGGCCCGACCAATGGGCGCAGTTCCGGTCGCTCATCCCCGAGGAGGAGCAGGACGACCTGATCGCCGCCTATAACCGGCGGCTGTTCAACGGGTTGCCGCATGACCAGGCCCGCTTCGCGCGCGCCTGGGCCGCCTGGGAGAACGCGCTGGCCTCGATGGGCAGCCAGGGCCGGACGGGCGAGCCGGGGGGCGAATACGCGCGCGCCTTCGCGCGGCTGGAGAACCACTATTTCACGCATCGCGGCTTCCTCGAGCATGACGGCTGGATCCGCGCCAATCTGGACAGGATCGCCGAGGTGCCGGGGCTGATCGTACAGGGCCGTTACGACATGATCTGCCCGCCGGTTTCGGCGCATTCGCTGGCGCAGGGCTGGGCCGGCGGGCATCTGCACACGGTGCCCTTCGCGGGCCACGCCCTGTCGGAGCCCGGCATCGCCGAGGCGCTGGTGCGCGGGCTCGACGCGGCGGCGGCTCGTCCGGCCTTCAGTCGCTGA
- a CDS encoding polysaccharide biosynthesis/export family protein yields MMRATRYGVILLAMWLSACALPRGAGVAAEVLAGPAAKRGFAIVAVTPDAVARFAAEPAARWIGAGGPRGAVIRPGDRVTVTVWDGSGNSLLADPGRRSATLADLPVAPDGQVFLPYVGATPLAGLGEAAARARLQAALSALAPDAQVQLAVARGPRGSVDVLGGVAAPGAYPLPEGGLDVLAGIAAAGGVAPGLGNPRVLLRRGGAVYRAPLADLVAGHGGAARLAGGDTLMIEADDRYFLSIGAAGSEAMHPFPREAPSALDALAAMGGVDAARGNPAGILVLRDYTGAAAAPPEGARIVFTLDLTAAEGLFAAGRFPVRSGDLFYVSESPIGGARAVLSLVGAVFGLGAALSD; encoded by the coding sequence ATGATGCGGGCGACTCGATACGGCGTGATCCTTCTGGCGATGTGGCTCAGCGCCTGCGCGCTGCCGCGCGGCGCGGGGGTCGCGGCGGAGGTGCTGGCCGGCCCGGCCGCCAAGCGGGGCTTCGCCATCGTCGCCGTGACGCCCGACGCGGTGGCGCGCTTCGCGGCGGAGCCCGCCGCGCGCTGGATCGGCGCGGGCGGGCCGCGCGGCGCCGTCATCCGCCCCGGCGACCGGGTGACGGTCACCGTCTGGGACGGCAGCGGCAATTCGCTCCTCGCCGATCCGGGTCGCCGCAGCGCGACCCTGGCCGACCTGCCCGTCGCGCCCGATGGCCAAGTCTTCCTGCCTTATGTCGGCGCCACGCCCCTCGCCGGGCTGGGCGAGGCGGCGGCCCGCGCGCGGCTGCAGGCGGCGCTCTCGGCGCTGGCCCCGGACGCGCAGGTGCAACTCGCCGTGGCCCGCGGCCCGCGCGGCAGCGTGGACGTGCTGGGCGGCGTCGCGGCACCCGGCGCCTACCCGCTGCCCGAGGGCGGGCTGGACGTCCTGGCGGGGATCGCGGCGGCGGGCGGCGTGGCGCCGGGGCTCGGCAACCCGCGCGTCCTGCTGCGCCGGGGCGGCGCGGTCTATCGCGCGCCGCTGGCCGATCTCGTCGCGGGCCATGGCGGCGCGGCGCGGCTGGCGGGCGGCGACACCCTGATGATCGAGGCCGACGACCGCTACTTCCTGTCGATCGGCGCCGCGGGCTCGGAGGCCATGCACCCCTTCCCGCGCGAGGCGCCCAGCGCACTCGACGCGCTGGCGGCGATGGGCGGTGTCGATGCGGCGCGGGGCAATCCGGCCGGCATCCTGGTCCTGCGGGATTATACCGGCGCGGCGGCGGCGCCGCCCGAGGGCGCGCGCATCGTCTTCACCCTCGACCTGACGGCGGCGGAGGGGCTCTTCGCCGCGGGGCGCTTCCCGGTGCGGTCGGGCGATCTGTTCTATGTCAGCGAAAGCCCCATCGGGGGGGCGCGGGCGGTGCTTTCGCTGGTGGGGGCGGTCTTCGGGCTGGGCGCCGCGCTCAGCGACTGA
- a CDS encoding membrane dipeptidase, translating to MGFRIDCLQYCNWSETVFRQMRAGGLDAVHVTIAYHETFRETVLRMEAWNERFARHADLIAPAGSAAEIREIAASGRTAIVFGAQNPSPIEDDIGLVEILYRLGLRIMQLSYNNQSLLATGCYEAEDPGLTRMGRAVVAEMNRVGMVVDMSHSADRSTLEAMEVSSRPIAITHANPASWHPARRNFSDDVLRALGASGGMLGLSLYPHHLKDGSDCTLQQFCEGAAIAAELVGAENLGIGSDLCQDQPDSVVEWMRTGRWTRAVDYGEGSAAAPGFPPQPDWFRDNRDFPGLAEGLRHAGFSAPEVDGIMGENWMRFFEAGFGPGAA from the coding sequence ATGGGGTTCCGCATCGACTGCCTGCAATATTGCAACTGGTCCGAGACCGTCTTCCGCCAGATGCGCGCGGGCGGGCTGGATGCCGTCCACGTCACGATCGCCTATCACGAGACCTTCCGCGAGACGGTGCTGCGGATGGAGGCGTGGAACGAGCGCTTCGCCCGCCATGCCGATCTGATCGCGCCGGCCGGCAGCGCCGCCGAGATCCGCGAAATCGCCGCCTCGGGGCGCACCGCCATCGTCTTCGGCGCGCAGAACCCGAGCCCCATCGAGGACGATATCGGGCTCGTCGAGATCCTGTACCGGCTGGGCCTGCGGATCATGCAGCTGAGCTACAACAACCAGTCGCTGCTGGCGACGGGCTGCTACGAGGCGGAGGACCCGGGCCTGACCCGGATGGGCCGCGCCGTGGTGGCCGAGATGAACCGCGTCGGCATGGTCGTCGACATGAGCCATTCCGCCGACCGCTCGACGCTCGAGGCGATGGAGGTCTCGTCCCGCCCGATCGCCATCACCCATGCCAACCCCGCGTCGTGGCACCCGGCGCGGCGCAACTTCTCCGACGACGTGCTGCGCGCGCTGGGCGCGTCGGGGGGGATGCTGGGCCTGTCGCTCTATCCCCATCACCTCAAGGACGGGTCGGATTGCACGCTGCAGCAGTTCTGCGAGGGCGCGGCGATCGCCGCCGAGCTGGTCGGCGCGGAGAATTTGGGGATCGGGTCGGACCTGTGCCAGGATCAGCCCGACAGCGTCGTCGAATGGATGCGGACGGGGCGCTGGACCCGGGCCGTCGATTACGGCGAGGGCAGCGCGGCGGCGCCCGGCTTTCCGCCGCAGCCGGACTGGTTCCGCGACAATCGCGATTTCCCCGGGTTGGCCGAAGGGCTGCGCCATGCCGGCTTCTCGGCGCCGGAGGTCGACGGGATCATGGGCGAGAACTGGATGCGCTTCTTCGAGGCGGGCTTCGGCCCGGGCGCGGCGTGA
- a CDS encoding DUF3726 domain-containing protein — protein MNLSGGEIEALARKSARGAGLPWGLAEEAGMATRWLAEHGRPGVAALAALLPAIDGRPPMMPVPGAGDWRPRGEALCPICTGAALADRLATGPLRLRCVLAPLLLVPQVALVASQTGRALAVDWPGGGAALGPDPVWRGAAMPARADVTLAPCEMPALPPVRPATPAPSDPEAVARLDAFARRIYAPAHLGRDDGAGAGLTDTD, from the coding sequence GTGAACCTGTCCGGCGGCGAGATCGAGGCGCTGGCCCGCAAGTCCGCGCGCGGCGCCGGGCTGCCTTGGGGGTTGGCCGAGGAGGCGGGCATGGCGACGCGCTGGCTGGCCGAGCATGGCCGCCCCGGCGTGGCGGCGCTGGCCGCGCTGCTGCCCGCGATCGACGGGCGGCCGCCGATGATGCCGGTCCCGGGGGCCGGGGACTGGCGCCCGCGGGGCGAGGCGCTCTGCCCGATCTGCACCGGCGCGGCGCTGGCCGACCGGCTGGCGACCGGGCCCCTGCGGCTGCGCTGCGTGCTGGCGCCGCTTCTGCTGGTGCCGCAGGTCGCGCTGGTCGCGTCGCAGACGGGGCGGGCGCTTGCGGTGGACTGGCCGGGCGGGGGTGCGGCGCTTGGGCCCGACCCGGTCTGGCGCGGCGCGGCGATGCCCGCGCGGGCCGACGTGACGCTGGCCCCTTGCGAGATGCCCGCCCTGCCGCCGGTGCGGCCCGCCACGCCCGCGCCCAGCGACCCGGAGGCGGTGGCGCGGCTCGACGCCTTCGCCCGCCGCATCTATGCCCCCGCCCATCTCGGCCGCGACGACGGCGCGGGCGCCGGCCTGACCGACACCGACTGA
- a CDS encoding glycosyltransferase family 2 protein translates to MSLPRLGVVIVTHRAAEVIDACLDSLLAAPGVALRVVVVDNASPDDTVARLRGRVAPAPHQLEVIEAPNGGFAAGVNRGLERLRADPGLARFWILNPDTIVPPKTPARFATHPAPEGWAMIAGRVLYAEEPGGIQIDGGVIDWRTGVTRNLNQHAPADATPPDPARIDFVTGASLVASRAFIECAGPMPEGYFLYYEEVDWAQRRGTMPILHCPEAVVRHVSGASIGSAGARRRASPFSEWFKHRARIAFLRRWRPRSVPGGLAFAVAKAGQHALRGDGAAARATLAGAFGRGPTRAVREEMARAGIDPARL, encoded by the coding sequence ATGAGCCTGCCGCGCCTCGGGGTGGTCATCGTCACCCATCGCGCGGCGGAGGTAATCGACGCCTGCCTCGACAGCCTCCTGGCCGCGCCCGGCGTGGCGCTCCGCGTCGTGGTCGTCGACAATGCCTCGCCCGACGACACGGTAGCGCGCCTCCGCGGCCGCGTCGCGCCGGCGCCCCACCAACTCGAGGTGATCGAGGCGCCGAATGGGGGCTTCGCGGCCGGGGTGAACCGCGGCCTCGAGCGATTGCGCGCCGATCCCGGGCTCGCGCGGTTCTGGATCCTCAACCCCGACACGATCGTCCCGCCCAAGACGCCCGCGCGCTTCGCCACTCATCCCGCGCCGGAGGGCTGGGCGATGATCGCCGGTCGCGTGCTCTATGCCGAGGAGCCGGGCGGCATCCAGATCGACGGCGGCGTCATCGACTGGCGCACCGGCGTGACGCGCAACCTGAACCAGCACGCGCCCGCCGACGCCACGCCGCCCGATCCGGCGCGGATCGACTTTGTCACCGGCGCCAGCCTCGTCGCCTCGCGGGCCTTCATCGAATGCGCGGGCCCGATGCCGGAGGGGTATTTCCTCTATTACGAGGAGGTGGACTGGGCGCAGCGCCGCGGCACGATGCCGATTCTGCACTGCCCCGAAGCCGTGGTCCGCCACGTCTCGGGCGCCTCTATCGGCTCGGCCGGCGCGCGGCGCCGCGCCTCGCCCTTCTCGGAATGGTTCAAGCATCGCGCCCGGATCGCGTTCCTGCGGCGCTGGCGTCCCCGGTCGGTGCCCGGCGGGCTGGCCTTTGCGGTGGCCAAGGCGGGCCAGCACGCGCTGCGCGGCGACGGGGCCGCGGCCCGGGCCACGCTGGCGGGAGCGTTCGGGCGGGGCCCGACCCGCGCGGTGCGGGAGGAGATGGCCCGGGCCGGCATCGACCCGGCGCGGCTTTAG
- a CDS encoding right-handed parallel beta-helix repeat-containing protein — protein MIHSRGILARAIGVAWLAACVALPAAAERVVRSTPDSLATDLQGAGPGDVFSLAPGTYAPLAVTGLAGTPQAPIVLRAHDRADPPRLAGLTLRDVAGVTLRGLTLAPPATAPDQPNLIADSRFVRLENIMIDGPDALRRTGLRIVDSRDLLITGAEITGLRTGLLVAYSERVEIRASLLHGLGSDGMNFAAVADLLVEDNTIRDFSTRRPEGAHPDMIQFWTNGTTRPSRRITIRGNRLISGDGPWSQSIFMGNETVDELQPEAEMLYEDVTIEDNVIVNAHLHGISIGDTSGLTIRRNTVVRDPKALEVAGDPNLSTPVIRIADGARDVLVLGNVAHAVPQGDTREDWLIAGNLIVQDRRPFQPGHYEAVFRTVDRTRPARLGDFRPHAAGPLAGRDVGAPMLRGPSAPAADDAPADLPDAIALRPEAEALRIANGVDAPLTVAVPDGRILLGDLQPQTRLSVDQTSPLFGAEAFRLALRLHSDGSRRGGGGASPAPGAGHDRRGSRHRRGGAAYRRRADHPPRHPRLGAGARRRPRHRHRLRRDRGPPLGRDRRQARGRHPGRGPNAAGRPLGSDLRQSLRHAGHVRGLDQRLHAGRAPSPAARGAAAMTAATTDLRGAAPATGSASRALVPLYLLAVVVPVGMHLGPLYLTGLRILLLAVTLPLLAQLLRGRYGPVIATDWLFVGFAAWMTLALLANNPDRVIQQAPSVGVEFLGGYVIARATIRSVEAFLGFCRIILLVILIVLPAAIYEALTGASPIVRAIAALPGLVSVDEVPSDPRLGLERVQAIFAHPIHFGLFCSIAFSMTFVGLKDTMSDTRRWLAAGAVAGAGFLALSSGALLAIALQLGMIVWAATFRRLTWRWWLLVGLFALAYATVGLLSNRTAIQVFLSYATFSAHNAYWRAIIFEWGMMNVWANPILGIGLNEWVRPDWMHSSSVDNFWLLTAMRYGLPAFALLTAGWLTILVRLMRLPLAAESREGRIRRACVFTLIGLAFTLATVHVWTNIYSFTFFILGSTAFLLHPAEPSEVAPDGPRPGKGERQTRAERARRPAPSYTRFPEPQGAARPPRYARR, from the coding sequence ATGATCCATTCCCGCGGCATCCTTGCCCGCGCCATCGGCGTGGCATGGCTGGCGGCCTGCGTCGCGCTCCCCGCCGCCGCCGAGCGCGTGGTCCGCTCCACGCCGGACAGCCTCGCCACCGACCTGCAAGGCGCGGGGCCGGGCGACGTCTTCTCGCTGGCGCCCGGCACCTACGCGCCGCTCGCGGTGACCGGCCTGGCCGGAACGCCCCAGGCACCCATCGTCCTGCGCGCCCATGACCGCGCCGACCCGCCGCGCCTCGCGGGGCTGACGCTGCGCGATGTGGCGGGCGTGACGCTGCGCGGCCTGACTCTCGCCCCGCCCGCGACGGCCCCGGACCAGCCGAACCTGATCGCCGACAGCCGCTTCGTCCGGCTCGAGAATATCATGATCGACGGCCCCGACGCGCTGCGCCGCACCGGCCTGCGCATCGTCGACAGCCGCGACCTGCTGATCACCGGGGCCGAGATCACCGGCCTGCGCACCGGCCTGCTCGTCGCCTACAGCGAACGGGTCGAGATCCGCGCCTCGCTTCTGCACGGGCTTGGCTCGGACGGGATGAACTTTGCCGCGGTTGCGGACCTGCTGGTCGAGGACAACACGATCCGCGATTTCTCGACCCGCCGGCCCGAGGGCGCGCATCCAGACATGATCCAGTTCTGGACGAACGGCACGACGCGCCCCAGCCGCCGGATCACGATCCGCGGCAACCGGCTGATCTCGGGCGACGGGCCATGGAGCCAGTCGATCTTCATGGGCAACGAGACGGTCGACGAGCTCCAGCCCGAGGCGGAGATGCTGTACGAGGACGTCACGATCGAGGACAACGTGATCGTCAACGCCCATCTGCACGGCATCTCGATCGGCGACACGTCCGGGCTGACGATCCGTCGCAACACCGTGGTCCGCGACCCGAAGGCCCTGGAGGTCGCGGGCGATCCCAATCTCTCCACCCCGGTGATCCGCATCGCCGACGGGGCGCGCGACGTGCTGGTTCTGGGCAACGTGGCCCATGCCGTCCCGCAGGGGGATACGCGCGAGGACTGGCTGATCGCGGGCAACCTAATCGTGCAGGACCGCCGCCCCTTCCAGCCCGGCCATTACGAGGCGGTGTTCCGCACCGTGGACCGCACGCGTCCCGCCCGGCTGGGCGATTTCCGCCCCCATGCCGCGGGCCCCCTGGCCGGCCGCGATGTGGGCGCGCCGATGCTGCGCGGCCCCTCCGCGCCCGCCGCAGACGACGCGCCAGCGGACTTGCCCGACGCCATCGCCCTGCGCCCCGAGGCGGAGGCCCTTCGCATCGCCAACGGCGTCGACGCGCCGCTGACCGTGGCCGTGCCCGACGGCCGGATCCTGCTGGGCGATCTGCAGCCGCAGACCCGGCTCAGCGTGGACCAGACCTCGCCGCTTTTCGGGGCCGAGGCGTTCCGGCTGGCGCTGCGCCTGCATTCCGACGGCAGCCGCCGCGGCGGGGGAGGTGCTTCGCCTGCACCAGGCGCTGGTCATGACCGTCGGGGATCGCGGCACCGTCGAGGTGGCGCTGCATACCGACGCCGCGCGGACCATCCGCCTCGCCACCCGCGCCTCGGGGCCGGTGCCCGCCGAAGGCCGCGACATCGTCATCGGCTTCGACGCGATCGAGGGCCGCCTCTGGGCCGAGATCGACGGCAAGCCCGCGGGCGACATCCTGGCCGAGGGCCGAATGCCGCAGGCCGCCCATTGGGGTCTGACCTTCGGCAATCCCTTCGGCACGCAGGACACGTTCGAGGGCTGGATCAGCGCCTTCACGCTGGACGTGCGCCATCCCCGGCTGCGCGAGGCGCAGCTGCGATGACCGCCGCGACCACGGATCTGCGGGGCGCCGCCCCCGCCACCGGATCGGCGTCGCGCGCGCTGGTGCCGCTCTACCTCCTGGCGGTCGTCGTGCCGGTCGGAATGCATCTGGGCCCGCTCTACCTGACCGGCCTGCGCATCCTGCTTCTGGCCGTGACGCTGCCCCTGCTCGCGCAGCTGCTGCGCGGCCGCTACGGACCGGTGATCGCGACCGATTGGCTCTTCGTGGGATTCGCCGCATGGATGACGCTCGCCCTTCTGGCCAACAATCCCGACCGCGTGATCCAGCAGGCCCCCTCGGTGGGCGTCGAGTTCCTCGGCGGCTACGTCATCGCCCGCGCCACGATCCGCAGCGTCGAGGCGTTTCTCGGCTTCTGCCGGATCATCCTTCTGGTCATCCTGATCGTGCTGCCGGCGGCGATATACGAGGCCCTGACCGGCGCCTCGCCGATCGTCCGGGCCATCGCGGCCCTCCCCGGCCTCGTCTCGGTCGACGAGGTCCCGTCCGATCCCCGCCTCGGGCTCGAACGGGTGCAGGCCATTTTCGCGCACCCGATCCATTTCGGCCTGTTCTGCTCGATCGCCTTCTCGATGACCTTCGTCGGCCTGAAGGACACCATGTCCGACACCCGCCGCTGGCTCGCCGCCGGCGCCGTCGCGGGCGCGGGGTTCCTCGCGCTGTCCTCGGGCGCGCTGCTGGCCATCGCGCTGCAGCTCGGCATGATCGTTTGGGCCGCCACCTTCCGGCGGCTGACCTGGCGCTGGTGGCTGCTGGTGGGGCTCTTCGCGCTGGCCTATGCCACGGTGGGCCTGCTGTCGAACCGCACGGCCATCCAGGTCTTCCTCAGCTACGCCACCTTCTCGGCCCATAACGCCTATTGGCGGGCCATCATCTTCGAATGGGGGATGATGAATGTCTGGGCCAATCCGATCCTCGGCATCGGGCTCAACGAATGGGTCCGGCCCGACTGGATGCACTCCTCCTCGGTCGACAATTTCTGGCTGCTGACGGCGATGCGCTACGGCCTGCCGGCTTTCGCGCTGCTGACGGCAGGCTGGCTGACGATCCTGGTCCGGCTGATGCGCCTGCCACTCGCCGCCGAAAGCCGCGAGGGGCGGATCCGCCGGGCCTGCGTCTTCACGCTGATCGGCCTGGCCTTCACGCTGGCGACCGTCCATGTCTGGACCAACATCTACTCCTTCACCTTCTTCATCCTCGGCTCGACGGCTTTCCTTTTGCATCCGGCCGAACCGAGCGAGGTGGCGCCCGATGGGCCGCGGCCCGGCAAGGGCGAGCGCCAAACGCGGGCGGAGCGGGCGCGCCGTCCCGCCCCGAGCTACACCCGCTTCCCCGAGCCGCAGGGCGCGGCCCGCCCGCCCCGCTACGCGCGACGATGA
- a CDS encoding oligosaccharide flippase family protein — MLRSAFLLLSGNAAHSALLFARNLALAALIPVEDYGIAATLVVAIAAVEMASAFGLQQQIVQARDGDDPRLQDALQGFQLFRGLLATLLMLALAWPLAWFFAVPQVAWGYAALALVPFCNALQHFDMHRYNRAGRFGALIGVQTTPALVSLILIWPLAWWLGDWRVMLGALVAYAALAAILSHVVAERRFRPVFDAALWGRTLRFGWPILLNAGLLFFVMQGDKMIVGRLAGMESLSSFALAVTLTLTPSLVLAGSLGTASLPKLSELADRQADFAGATARFIALCILCGMALGLVGLVGASILPAFVAGTAWAPLATLVGPMAVMQGIRLAKTGPALSALARGDTANAVVSNLPRIAALIVGWVALSNGADVLWLVWLGCAAEGAGLVLSAWAFARAAGTPLPWRSLALAAAGFGILVAAAVALG; from the coding sequence ATGCTTCGTTCCGCCTTCCTTCTCCTGTCCGGCAATGCGGCCCATTCGGCGCTGCTCTTCGCGCGCAACCTCGCGCTGGCGGCGCTGATCCCGGTCGAGGATTACGGCATCGCCGCCACGCTGGTCGTCGCCATCGCGGCGGTCGAGATGGCCTCGGCCTTCGGGCTGCAGCAGCAGATCGTGCAAGCCCGCGACGGGGACGACCCGCGCCTGCAGGATGCGCTGCAGGGCTTCCAGCTGTTCCGCGGCCTGCTGGCCACCCTTCTGATGCTGGCGCTGGCCTGGCCGCTGGCGTGGTTCTTCGCCGTGCCGCAGGTCGCCTGGGGCTATGCCGCGCTGGCTCTGGTGCCGTTCTGCAACGCGCTGCAGCATTTCGACATGCATCGCTACAACCGCGCCGGCCGCTTCGGCGCGCTGATCGGGGTGCAGACGACCCCGGCGCTGGTCTCGCTGATCCTGATCTGGCCGTTGGCCTGGTGGCTGGGCGACTGGCGCGTGATGCTGGGCGCGCTGGTGGCCTATGCCGCGCTGGCCGCGATCCTGTCGCATGTCGTCGCCGAACGCCGCTTCCGGCCGGTCTTCGACGCCGCGCTCTGGGGCCGGACGCTGCGCTTCGGCTGGCCGATCCTGCTCAACGCGGGACTTCTGTTCTTCGTGATGCAGGGCGACAAGATGATCGTCGGGCGGCTCGCCGGGATGGAAAGCCTCAGCAGCTTCGCGCTGGCGGTGACGCTCACGCTGACGCCGTCGCTCGTCCTGGCGGGCAGCCTGGGCACCGCGAGCCTGCCGAAGCTCTCGGAGCTGGCCGACCGGCAGGCGGACTTCGCCGGGGCCACCGCCCGCTTCATCGCGCTGTGCATCCTCTGCGGGATGGCGCTTGGACTGGTGGGCCTGGTCGGGGCGTCGATCCTGCCCGCTTTCGTCGCGGGCACGGCCTGGGCGCCGCTCGCGACGCTGGTCGGGCCGATGGCCGTGATGCAGGGCATCCGGCTGGCCAAGACCGGGCCGGCCCTCTCGGCCCTCGCGCGCGGCGATACCGCGAACGCGGTCGTGTCGAACCTGCCACGCATCGCGGCGCTCATCGTGGGCTGGGTGGCGCTGTCGAACGGCGCGGATGTGCTGTGGCTTGTCTGGCTGGGCTGCGCCGCGGAAGGCGCGGGCCTTGTGCTGTCGGCCTGGGCCTTCGCGCGCGCCGCGGGCACGCCCCTGCCCTGGCGCAGCCTCGCGTTGGCGGCGGCCGGGTTCGGCATCCTCGTCGCGGCGGCGGTGGCGCTAGGCTGA
- a CDS encoding glycosyltransferase family 2 protein — protein MTSPSRTSGAAGPRAAVIIPHFNDPDRLARCLAALMGDLPDCVEVLVVDNGSHSDPGAWLRRDFPEVRLLCETRPGAGPARNRGAAETDAELLLFLDADCVPGPGWVATALCAAREADLVGGDVEIFDETPPPRSGAEAFETTFAFDMRRYLDEVGFLGSGNLVTRREVHAALGGFRPAVSEDKDYSHRARAAGFTLGYVAEMRVGHPSRADWPALRAKWRRLTDEAWALHRAEGRGRLAWVGRALLMPVSVLAHLPRVLRARTLTPGERWRAAGTLLRIRMARMLWMLRQALAP, from the coding sequence GTGACATCCCCTTCCCGGACGAGCGGGGCGGCCGGGCCCCGCGCCGCCGTCATCATCCCGCATTTCAACGATCCCGACCGGCTGGCGCGTTGCCTCGCCGCGCTGATGGGCGACCTGCCCGATTGCGTCGAGGTGCTGGTGGTCGATAACGGCTCGCACAGCGATCCGGGCGCTTGGCTCCGGCGCGACTTCCCGGAGGTGAGGCTGCTCTGCGAGACGCGCCCCGGCGCGGGGCCCGCGCGCAACCGCGGCGCGGCGGAGACGGATGCGGAGCTTTTGCTGTTTCTCGACGCCGATTGCGTGCCGGGGCCCGGCTGGGTCGCGACGGCGCTGTGCGCGGCGCGGGAGGCCGACCTCGTGGGCGGCGACGTGGAGATCTTCGACGAGACGCCGCCGCCGCGCAGCGGGGCCGAGGCCTTCGAGACGACCTTCGCCTTCGACATGCGCCGTTATCTCGACGAGGTGGGCTTCCTGGGCAGCGGGAACCTGGTGACGCGCCGGGAGGTGCACGCGGCGCTGGGCGGCTTCCGGCCGGCGGTGTCGGAGGACAAGGATTATTCGCACCGCGCGCGGGCGGCGGGCTTCACGCTGGGCTACGTGGCCGAGATGCGCGTCGGGCATCCGTCCCGCGCCGACTGGCCTGCGCTGCGCGCCAAGTGGCGCCGCCTGACCGACGAGGCCTGGGCGCTGCACCGGGCCGAGGGGCGCGGGCGGCTGGCCTGGGTGGGCCGGGCACTGCTGATGCCGGTCTCGGTGCTGGCGCATCTGCCCCGCGTGTTGCGCGCCCGAACTCTCACCCCCGGCGAGCGCTGGCGCGCGGCGGGGACGCTGCTGCGGATCCGCATGGCCCGGATGCTGTGGATGCTGCGTCAGGCGCTCGCCCCGTAG
- a CDS encoding CpsD/CapB family tyrosine-protein kinase: MDRLQAAIRQARAARDAVLARSATMPEVDEPTGEALMAWAGLDAFEPDPRHLERNRIVTREDGPRSAPFDVLRTRILQQAETKGYKRIAITSPGPGCGKSTVTLNLALSLARQTDVRTIVVDLDLRRPMLARLLGLDGEKHIPRAIVERADPAGEMTRLGDNLAIASTARAVRDPSALIHGRSMAQFLDRLADQFEPDLILLDLPPVMVSDDAIAFMPNADAAMIVAAAEQSTLRQVDACERDLAAQTNVLGVVLNKCAHPGDGHAYGYGYGYGYGASA, translated from the coding sequence ATGGACCGTCTTCAAGCCGCCATCCGCCAGGCCCGCGCCGCGCGCGACGCCGTTCTCGCCCGCAGCGCCACGATGCCGGAGGTCGACGAGCCCACGGGCGAGGCGCTGATGGCCTGGGCCGGGCTGGACGCCTTCGAGCCCGATCCCCGGCACCTGGAGCGCAACCGGATCGTCACCCGCGAGGACGGCCCCCGCAGCGCGCCCTTCGACGTGCTGCGCACGCGGATCCTGCAACAGGCCGAGACCAAGGGCTACAAGCGCATCGCCATCACATCGCCCGGCCCCGGCTGCGGCAAGAGCACGGTGACGCTGAACCTCGCGCTGTCGCTGGCGCGGCAGACCGACGTGCGCACCATCGTCGTCGATTTGGACCTGCGCCGCCCGATGCTGGCGCGACTCCTAGGCCTCGACGGCGAAAAGCACATCCCCCGCGCCATCGTCGAACGCGCCGACCCGGCCGGCGAGATGACGCGCCTGGGCGACAATCTCGCCATCGCGAGCACCGCGCGGGCCGTACGCGACCCCTCGGCGCTGATCCACGGCCGCTCGATGGCGCAGTTCCTCGACCGCCTCGCCGATCAGTTCGAGCCGGACCTGATCCTGCTCGACCTGCCGCCCGTCATGGTCAGCGACGACGCAATCGCCTTCATGCCCAATGCCGATGCCGCGATGATCGTCGCCGCGGCCGAGCAATCGACGCTGCGCCAGGTCGATGCCTGCGAGCGCGACCTCGCGGCGCAGACCAATGTGCTGGGCGTGGTGCTGAACAAATGCGCCCATCCGGGCGACGGGCATGCCTATGGATACGGCTATGGCTACGGCTACGGGGCGAGCGCCTGA